Genomic window (Lycium barbarum isolate Lr01 chromosome 2, ASM1917538v2, whole genome shotgun sequence):
ccgcaattttgcatattcaaaaaaaaaaaattgaattgaaataattgtgacaaatgaaggacaaggtcatattttgattttgttcaatatataagttgtccatggaaaatattggtgtggaaatatgggaggaggccaagggcgaaattgaaatttcggaaattagtttcgggaattacaaataagatccgtaaattaattgggctcaagaaagatggaaaaaaaattgaggcccaagagttgaggggtggccggccatagtgccaaggcccaagcccatggaatttaattttatccatgtgataaatatgaaaaagggccataaacttcttcatttttcaagaactttcaagaaagagaATGGAGAGCCAAGAacaaggggccatttcggccaagagagggagaagatgaagatcaaaaatcttgatcaaaaaatttatttcttagtattcctactaattcaagggtcctcttcaacgtggtataattgttgaaacaagagaaccgctctttgtcgcaaaatcacaaccctagctaagtgaggaagttgaagaagaaaggtaagattttatcatcttttatatgttatgaagggtttgtttacgttgtagtatgtggaaatggataaaattcatggaaatatggatgttggagtcttggccgtgtggtatgtgtgttgtgtaggaagaatgaataaatttctatgtagcaatttgattgttgttaatATGTATTCTGTGAGGAGAATGAGGACTTGGtggtttaaattgatgttggaatgatTACGGGCTGATTTgcaagttaatatgatcttggtgtcgtttctttaattgtAAGAATAATGTTGTTGAAATATGTGTTGTGgagatagttcatgaatttggaagcaagaaatgcattaaaaatttgtttctagggaagttggagagtttttgtgtggattatggtttggtggaacttttgcatattttgtagaataatggaaaatgttcttgaattgtatttgaatggtcttgaattagtgaataaacataaaaacgttgacgttagtttgatagtgtgaagttgggatggaagttgttgaattatgtagaaaagaagactatttatattataatgtattttgtgatgatggttgatgttgttggtattgttgggttgttgttgttgatattttgggccgagatgattctcgggggcgttgaatttacaggggaaatgctgccgaaatttcggtagacaatatgaatttaagcttgaaacttacatttggcaactatgaccaattgtagattttggacgaaacggggattgagtttggacgagcgtaaggcgcaagtgaggtatgtaaagctatccctttccttctcttggcatgtcctaggtgtactagatttggatttgagcctcgtaggttattctgctcatgggaatgcgagtctgaatttttggtactattcattcagcacaattgaattatagcccttaagttttgttggaaaactgttcaaacatccataacccatacagacgtgataggctcgctttgaaaccttcatggatgactccatagagtccaatgtttgtaatttatatccgccacctcgacttgacccgaggtgggcccacaagttccgaaacttccttcgttgtctcacttgagctatttttgtatgatataaaagtaagactttcgtctatgaatctaatactccgtttgattcgttccataagtcattggaaagctccttaatgtgaatatcctgatgtgagcatgtaattcgatataaggagtctgctatgagtaatctgatataagtatgttgatAGAAATATCCTGACacaagtaatctgatataagtatccgaaataagtattcggttataaataatccgttacgaatatcctgataatacattcgattctttcatcgggttttaatttatgtgcacctagtttattactactccgctcgtatatatgctatgatccctttcaccgagttccgggccggtatgttTCGTGcatatggttcgccgagtcctttgtctaggggtcgggttccatgtatgtaattctGAAGTATGAGGTGTCTggctccggggtactgtggtatatgtccgtccccagttactgtgtatatggattatgatgtgactggttctcGTGGCATATGTCCAGTTCCCGAGATCccgtgtacatgttatgaaatcttctggagcatggtgtgttatggcgccagagacgggagtggcgaccatgttcctgcgccctttgcatgactttggtatgcatcagttgtggttgaaacttaagtattctgatattctggataagctacttaccttcggtatttttctgatatacgattttggtatacatgaatctattcaccgagtccctcaccgagggccggggcacgttgtatgtatgtgtgatgcatgattctgacatgtgtgatttatgtatggaaagtaataaatgtggcatttatattattgtgcgcactggacccctgaccgcggtatgccgaatttgtgatattgaccgctggactcctgaccgcggtatctgcgacattgaccgctggactcctgaccgcggtatgtcgggtttgggatgctaaccgctggacacttggtcgcggtatgtgtgatagtgaccgctggacttttggccgcggtaattgtgtgtttgattttctgtgtgtatgagacggaaatgtttttcaaaagaaagcaaagtattttggcattttgattgccgtatttgtcttccggaaccttttatgtatgatttgtacgtcagatgcaagactttggtattctggctattgtgctcaccttctgtacattttacttcggttatggcttcgttttctgtgtttcatgccttacatgctcagtacatattctgtactgaccccctttcttcgggggctgcgtttcatgctgcgcaggtactcccagaggagttgaagatattatggaagatgttccagcgaggatggcaagctccatttgctcccggagaactgccgagtcagaatatatgtgttaaaggttctattaatgttagaggctttgcagacagagtcgtgggtatggtatgtcggtttagtaagcggctccatcagccgatatgtcgatTCGTATCACGTTATAaagtccgtatgattacagattggtttgacttgaaagctacaaAATGTATATATGTTTCAgcaagttttactatgtattacattctatttgattaaaagtccggaaagattatgtacgaaatgaaagtctgtgggttcgctcggctccggatatggggtcgagtgcccatcacaccctagtgggattagggtgtgacaacaccCCTCCCCCTCCTTTAATCAGGAAGAGGGATTGGACTGGGTCACGCCcgtgggctggactcggtccaaaaAATTTAACATTACCCACCCCTTCCccacccaccccccccccccccccgcgcccTTTTTTTCACctatatatatttaaatgtaCATACAAGCACGAGTAATTTGACAAGCGAAAAAATAACAAGAATATTGATTATCAACATAGTATTTTAATTATAAACAAATTAGGAGGTAATTAActtattaattaatttaaaatatgTCTAATTGTGTAAACAAGCTCAATTTCGCaaatttagccttaattaattttaatccAATTGATTATTGCAATTACAACCACTTTTAGCTTAATTAGGAAATTAAAGATCAATCacattaatgaccttaattaatttgagccaaatgaatttggtcatttcaattaaCGTCACTAGCAGGACAAATTCGCAAAAATGACCCTAATTACCTCAATCATGAATTGATTGGTTCAACTGTGGCTATAGtgtaaacaattaaataatcaaaaccaatttgcaataatgaccctCTACTTGATTAATTAGCCTGattaaaacatttatagataATTATGAATAACATTGACAAATTATACAATTACACAAAATTAAAGATTAAGGGGTAAAATGGttattattttaattactcaaactccttggattaaagggaataatGTATTTGCTAACTttatttttgacaatttaaacaattaaataaatgattatttttaaaaatgcttttctttgattaaatccaACAAAtatctcataaatgtcataaaatgcaCCAATTAATTCCTAAATGACTCTTAGTAtcatagaaattattttatcaatTTAAAGGGGTAAAAATATTGACCTAagcaattttataaaaaatattttgaccTTTAAAAAATGCATGATTCATTGTCCTTgtcatccaaggactctgagtaattaaaataaattatgggtgGTCAAAAATCAAGTGTCATCAACTGCCCCtttggtgttcggggatggcgagaccatccctgagcaacgaaattcgactaaccctaatttttgactgacccaacCCATCCTACATCTCATTATTATGCAATTTTCACATACGTGGACGGACCTTggcttctgggtttcctacatatctcaggttatatgagaattcaggccacctgtagttcgactcaattaaGGACTTTTAAGTGATTCAGCAAGAAAGCCCCGAGATTCACGGCGTAGTGACTGGGGTTTCTCTAGACATCTGTTGGAGTGTGACCGACTCTCTGGTCTTGAGTCCACCTACATATCCCCGGTCTCTGGGAATCAGGAcacatgtagttcgactcgcTGGAGAAGAGCATATCCTTTATGTGGAATTACCTTCAGACTTCCCAGTGTGTATCGACCAGTCACGGTTTTTTAGTAATGAAAATAAAAATAGGAAAAATTACGACTGAATATGAGATCGGATGGCTTCCAGATCctagccggagagcttgactcccATAGGCACCCTGTCTTAACCGGCTGCGTAACAAAAAGTTCCACATTTGCTCCATAATTTGTCAGGATCTGGTTCAACAAACCAGCTCCTTTCTGGTGGTTGCGTGCTTATTTCCTGGACTTGCCAATATTGTAGATATTCTTCATGGAATTttagatgaatggccctctcggctatTTGCATTAATGGCCCTCTCGTCTATTTATATGTatggccctctcagcagtttgatatgaatgtccCTTCCgacagtttgtatgaatgtccctctcggcagtttgaatgaatggccctctcagaaATTTGATATGAATGGCTCTCTCGGCAGTTTGTGTGAATGGCCTTCTCGGCAAATTAAACAAATGAATGGCCCCCTCGACATGcagatgacagatatggcccttgcGACTTGATGATCTTTCTTTCATCCATTGTATCGGTTGTTGACCCTTATGGTCATATATTCCCTTTTATCCTTGTAATGACCCTTTTGGTCATATGTGTCTTTGTGGTCGCTcattgtgaccctcttggtctgatatgtctttttcattcattttttgtgtgacccttttggtcagatTTGTATTTATGCTCATTCATTCTTTGCATGACCCCTTTGGTCAGCTATGTCTTTGTCATTCATTCTTTTCGTGACCCTCATGGTCAGATATGCTTTGTCCATTTGTTTTGTGACCCTCATGGTCAGATTTGCTTTTCGCCTGCGCTGTGAGTAAGCTGGTTGATGAGTGCTTGCTGTCCTGTTAaaaacctgcatccacagaaaaattgtgagttttctAAGAGGCCAATTAGTGTCGTTATCCTCCCGTCCAGTGTCTCCTCTTGATGGCCTTTGAACCCTCTTGGGCTCGATATTTCGAGAGATGTTTTTAGGATGTACTTATGCTAGCTTTGAAAATCTAAAGTAATTTCTTTTTATAAAATGCGCGTTGTTTTTCCTTAAAAgaaatttttatattatttttatgtGTCATGACGTGTATTTTCTTCGAATGAGTTCTTCTGGCTCTCCCAGGAGGTATGATTGCTGACTTCTGCactggtagaatttttgagacctttctcaaaaattctgacACAGTTTTTGAATTCACTCTGAGTGACCCTTGCTTTATCTCATTATgcaggaatttttgaggttccctaaaaaattctaccccagtgtATGGCTTTACTATGTCACTTTTCTCGTTAACTGTTTCTGATACCTCAAAAATTCTTCCCCAGTGTAGGGTTGATGTTTAGCCATCTCATGTACCGATCCTTGTTTTCTGATCTCATTGACTTTTGTCTCTGAGGTCTCATAAGGGTTTCtcgggtttttcttttatgacgaccgagctcgaaagcgcctacgtatcctatcGTAGCAGGAATTTAGGTCGAacgtagtttggaataaattaactgtgttttggttttactaataacgTGACCGGTTCTGATGtggactgcctatgtatcccactatggggaagtcaggtcattgcataGTCATTACATAGACGATTTGTTTTTCCTATTCTATTACAAAGTACGATTATAAGCAAAAGGTATGATTATAAGGAAATAATAACGCGGTTACTAGCAAATTaaatcctaaatgtagtatctcttgaccACGTCTTCATTGATGGCTTtaggccactcttgtccgtccatctcaGCTAGGAGTACTGCTCCTCTTGAGAGTACTTTCatgaccatgtatggtccttgctAGTTTGGCGCAAATTTTCCTTTGTATTTCTCTTGGTGGGGAAAGATTCGCTTGAGAACGAAGTGTCCAATTTGGAAAAATCGGGCTCtgacccgcttgttgaaggctcgagacattGTTTGTCTGTACAGCTGTCTGTGGCATACTGCCAACATTCTCTTTCCATCTATCATGGCCAGTTGCTCATAGCGATTTTTGACCCATTTCGTATGATTCAGCTCTacctcttggatgatcctgagtgaagggaTCTCCACTTCTGTAGGTATGACAGCTTTTGTACCATAGACAAAGAGGTATGGGGTTACTCCGGCGGAAGTTCGGGTTGTCGTTCTGTACCCCAacaaagcataaggcaactgctccTGCCAATTCTCGTAGTTGTCGATCATTTTTCTCAAGATCCTCTTGATGTTCTTGCTGgcagcctctacggctccattcatctgttGCCGGTAAGCAGTAGAGTTTCTGTGGGTGATCTTGAATTGTTCACAAATGTCCTTCATTAAATGGGTGTTCACATTGGCACCATTTTCTGTGATGATGGATTCTGGTACACCGAAATGACATATCATGTTATTTTTGACGAAGTTAGCCACGAATTTTTGGTCACAGATTTGTGTGAAGTTGCTTTTACCCATTTGGCGAAGTAGTTGATGGAGACTAAGATAAAACGATGTCTATTGGAGGCTGGAGGCTCGATAGGTCCTATGACTCCTATTCCCCATGCCACGAA
Coding sequences:
- the LOC132628622 gene encoding uncharacterized protein LOC132628622: MGKSNFTQICDQKFVANFVKNNMICHFGVPESIITENGANVNTHLMKDICEQFKITHRNSTAYRQQMNGAVEAASKNIKRILRKMIDNYENWQEQLPYALLGYRTTTRTSAGVTPYLFVYGTKAVIPTEVEIPSLRIIQEVELNHTKWVKNRYEQLAMIDGKRMLAVCHRQLYRQTMSRAFNKRVFNRTASTHQPAYSQRRRKANLTMRVTKQMDKAYLTMRVTKRMNDKDIADQRGHAKNE